Proteins from a genomic interval of Caldicellulosiruptor diazotrophicus:
- a CDS encoding pro-sigmaK processing inhibitor BofA family protein — translation MKLFDLVVRFILTASFIILFNLICQPYGLHIGFNTINLAIGTLIGFAGFALLFILALLFR, via the coding sequence ATGAAACTTTTTGATTTAGTTGTAAGATTTATTCTTACTGCATCTTTTATCATCCTTTTTAATTTAATTTGCCAACCATATGGTCTTCATATTGGGTTTAATACAATAAACCTTGCAATTGGAACTTTAATAGGATTTGCCGGTTTTGCTCTCCTTTTTATTTTGGCTCTTCTTTTTAGGTAA
- the recR gene encoding recombination mediator RecR yields MQQKENIISKLIQQLEKLPGIGQKTAQRLAFHIINMKTEDVKALADAILSAKISTKLCKVCCNFTEDEVCPICKDEKRDRSIICVVEEPQDVAALERVKEYKGLYHVLHGAISPLKGKYPEQLTIDVLIKRLSDPQVKEVIIATNPDVDGEATASYLARLIKPMGIKVTRIARGIPVGGDIEYADEVTILKAIEGRREI; encoded by the coding sequence ATGCAGCAAAAGGAAAATATTATATCAAAACTTATCCAGCAGCTTGAAAAACTTCCGGGAATTGGGCAGAAAACTGCCCAGAGGCTTGCATTTCATATCATTAATATGAAAACTGAAGATGTCAAAGCACTTGCTGATGCTATTTTAAGTGCTAAAATCAGCACAAAACTTTGCAAGGTGTGCTGTAACTTTACAGAAGATGAAGTATGTCCAATATGTAAAGACGAGAAAAGAGATAGAAGTATTATATGTGTTGTTGAAGAGCCGCAGGATGTTGCAGCGCTTGAACGAGTGAAGGAATATAAAGGACTATATCATGTACTTCACGGTGCGATATCCCCGCTTAAAGGTAAATACCCTGAACAGCTTACGATTGATGTTTTAATTAAGAGACTTTCTGACCCACAAGTCAAGGAGGTTATAATTGCTACAAATCCAGACGTTGATGGTGAAGCAACTGCCTCATACTTAGCAAGGCTAATAAAACCAATGGGTATCAAGGTTACAAGAATTGCCAGAGGAATTCCAGTTGGTGGTGACATTGAGTACGCCGATGAGGTTACAATTCTCAAAGCAATAGAAGGAAGAAGAGAAATTTAG
- a CDS encoding YbaB/EbfC family nucleoid-associated protein, which translates to MAKNRFPGLGGGFNINQLQKQAKKMQEEIEKLQEELNQREIEVSSGGGAVKVVINGKKEIKSIQILPEVIDPEDVETLQDLIVACVNEAIRKVDKMVEEEMQKVAGFGIPGLF; encoded by the coding sequence ATGGCAAAGAATAGGTTTCCTGGACTTGGTGGTGGTTTTAATATAAATCAGCTTCAAAAACAGGCAAAAAAGATGCAAGAGGAAATAGAAAAGTTACAAGAGGAATTAAATCAAAGGGAAATTGAGGTTAGTAGCGGCGGTGGCGCTGTTAAGGTTGTTATTAATGGGAAAAAAGAGATAAAAAGTATCCAAATATTACCAGAAGTTATTGACCCGGAAGATGTGGAAACTTTGCAGGATTTGATAGTTGCATGTGTAAATGAAGCTATAAGAAAAGTTGATAAGATGGTTGAAGAAGAAATGCAAAAAGTTGCGGGATTTGGTATTCCAGGCCTTTTTTAG
- a CDS encoding AAA family ATPase, translated as MRPLFLRIENFKSYKNTQNEIDFSNIKVACIIGKNGNGKSSIAEAIAWALFGEFERLQTGKRGKVAETEYINSHRDYMQVEFEFELNKTIYKVVRRLDRKGKKYLSLFVRKGDSLIPINEATYTQTQVKLQNILGIDFNVFLHSAYLSQKRTEDFLLSSPEDRREVLAKILNLSIYDRINELAKEKRKEVKALLDIKNKEIEEENKILSEEESIKSLVADLEKRRTEIEAELNCLRNRLNALISQRSEIEQKLGLLSQKKNEMIELQRKAEEIRYKVEVSKKELLKIEEKLKDEEKITAMVKDYEMIKEKVELLRKDYEMYLELKNKIVLCERDIKNKIDQKKIFEKNIEESNFQLNKETSEISKYEEEIKKVEVEISKVENELEKVKQYKQEQDKKREEIVKYEKLLEVVENKLKDLASSYRLIEANQGRCPVCLRQINGEEEKEHIKNEIATQGKEFKLRRDSLTQKLEILRREFSELEEKIKNEEVLRTREKKLHGMFENLKAKVGQKTQNIANLQNSITQLIQSIKLCEEEIARLKDTMTNLKREISILNFDENYYTQLLQKEKELEIYQRLFSDLTVNKVKAENLKKEIFEYQEQEKEILKKVEDLKQEIANLSTFAHALMLEKVKSDILSCENKIKNLQENLNSVLKELGILEQKLNQIEEAKKNLLKLESEIEEMKRKIEIYDIIIDITGPDGIKNEIIANTLPQIKDEANGLLKILTNGAFSIDFKTQRETASGKTIETLQIEISDVNGTRNYELFSGGELFRINFAIRIALSKVLLKRSGASIRMLILDEGFGSQDEEGKDHIVECLNRIKNQFDTILVITHIEDLMDAFDQRIIVKKDIEGSKIFVV; from the coding sequence TTGAGACCTCTTTTTTTGAGGATCGAAAATTTTAAATCATACAAGAATACTCAGAACGAGATTGATTTTAGCAATATAAAAGTTGCTTGTATCATAGGTAAAAATGGCAATGGGAAATCTTCTATTGCTGAGGCAATTGCCTGGGCGCTTTTTGGCGAGTTTGAAAGACTTCAGACGGGAAAACGTGGAAAAGTTGCAGAAACAGAGTACATAAACTCACATAGGGATTACATGCAGGTTGAATTTGAATTCGAATTGAATAAGACCATATATAAAGTTGTGAGAAGACTTGATAGGAAAGGAAAAAAGTATCTTTCACTCTTTGTTAGGAAAGGAGACAGTCTCATTCCTATAAATGAAGCAACTTACACGCAGACTCAAGTAAAGCTTCAGAATATTTTAGGAATAGATTTTAATGTCTTTTTACATTCAGCATATCTTTCTCAAAAGCGAACAGAAGATTTTTTGCTGTCTTCACCAGAGGACAGGCGTGAAGTTCTTGCAAAGATACTGAACCTAAGTATATATGACAGGATAAACGAACTTGCAAAAGAAAAACGAAAAGAAGTAAAGGCTTTGCTGGATATAAAAAACAAGGAAATAGAGGAAGAAAATAAGATTTTGTCAGAGGAAGAGTCTATAAAATCTTTGGTAGCTGATTTGGAGAAGAGAAGAACAGAAATAGAAGCTGAATTAAACTGTTTGAGAAATAGACTAAATGCCCTTATTTCGCAGAGATCTGAAATAGAACAAAAACTTGGTTTATTGAGTCAGAAAAAGAATGAAATGATAGAACTTCAGAGAAAAGCTGAGGAGATAAGGTATAAGGTTGAAGTTTCTAAAAAAGAGCTTTTGAAGATTGAAGAAAAGTTAAAGGATGAAGAAAAGATAACTGCTATGGTTAAAGATTACGAGATGATAAAAGAAAAGGTTGAGCTATTGAGGAAGGATTATGAAATGTATCTTGAGCTCAAAAATAAAATTGTACTGTGTGAAAGGGATATAAAAAACAAAATAGATCAGAAAAAGATATTTGAAAAGAATATTGAAGAGAGTAATTTCCAGCTGAATAAAGAAACTTCTGAGATTTCAAAGTATGAGGAAGAGATAAAAAAAGTGGAGGTAGAAATTTCGAAGGTCGAAAATGAGCTGGAAAAAGTAAAACAGTATAAACAGGAACAAGATAAAAAAAGAGAGGAAATTGTAAAATATGAAAAATTGTTAGAAGTAGTGGAGAACAAATTAAAAGATCTTGCTTCAAGTTACAGACTCATAGAGGCAAATCAGGGAAGGTGTCCAGTATGCTTGCGCCAAATTAATGGCGAGGAAGAAAAAGAGCATATAAAAAATGAAATTGCAACCCAAGGAAAAGAATTTAAACTAAGAAGAGACAGTTTGACCCAAAAACTTGAAATTCTGAGAAGAGAGTTTTCTGAGCTTGAAGAAAAGATAAAAAATGAAGAAGTTCTAAGGACAAGAGAAAAAAAGCTTCATGGAATGTTTGAAAACCTGAAGGCTAAGGTTGGTCAAAAAACACAAAACATTGCTAATCTACAAAATTCAATAACTCAGCTAATCCAAAGTATAAAGCTTTGTGAGGAGGAAATAGCAAGGTTAAAAGATACGATGACAAACCTAAAAAGAGAAATTTCCATTTTGAACTTTGACGAGAATTACTACACCCAGCTTTTGCAGAAAGAAAAAGAACTTGAAATATATCAGAGACTCTTTAGCGATCTTACTGTAAACAAGGTGAAAGCTGAGAATTTAAAAAAGGAGATTTTTGAGTACCAAGAACAGGAAAAAGAGATTTTGAAAAAGGTTGAGGATTTAAAGCAGGAGATAGCAAATTTATCTACTTTTGCACATGCTTTGATGCTTGAAAAGGTAAAGTCAGATATTCTGAGCTGTGAAAATAAAATAAAAAATCTTCAAGAAAATCTTAATTCTGTTTTAAAAGAATTGGGAATCCTTGAGCAGAAGCTAAATCAGATTGAAGAGGCAAAAAAGAATTTATTGAAGCTTGAAAGTGAAATAGAAGAGATGAAAAGAAAGATTGAAATATATGACATAATAATTGATATCACCGGACCAGATGGAATAAAAAACGAGATAATTGCAAATACTTTGCCACAAATAAAAGATGAAGCAAATGGACTTTTAAAAATTCTGACAAACGGTGCATTTTCAATAGATTTTAAAACTCAAAGAGAAACAGCATCTGGCAAAACAATAGAAACACTTCAAATAGAAATTTCTGATGTAAATGGTACAAGAAACTATGAACTTTTTTCAGGTGGCGAACTTTTTAGAATAAATTTTGCGATCAGAATTGCTCTTTCAAAGGTACTGCTTAAAAGATCAGGCGCTTCCATCAGAATGCTAATTTTGGACGAAGGATTTGGATCTCAAGATGAAGAGGGAAAAGACCACATTGTTGAGTGCCTGAATAGAATTAAAAACCAGTTTGACACTATACTTGTAATAACCCACATTGAGGACTTAATGGATGCATTTGACCAACGAATTATTGTTAAAAAAGATATAGAAGGGTCTAAAATTTTTGTTGTATAA
- a CDS encoding metallophosphoesterase family protein, translating to MAIRGVHTADLHFGVTTYSRETPDGLGSRVHDFFKTFDRILQFVRENSIDLLLITGDIFKDREPNSTLRNMFYKRIVDISKEGVLVIIIPGNHDMHPFETKDHSIKVFEIFDQPNIVVMDKPFEVKEFEIKDEKLRIVAVPYLYLERFVDETFPQNTEELDLVTANFFNRKLGHILDSLEDNIPTILAGHFTVIEAQIGSERSIMLGKDIKVPLSCLLNPKLKFVALGHIHKPQILYAANPTVLYCGSPDRIDFSEANDSKGFVVFEIDKDSFRFEFQPVKVRPFCQLEVDVFENEIENLTKKLLDTIEEKIKMFEQNTLSSIQVSVVKLIIKTQSLIKEKIDIGLIERFLRDRCFVLAPIEVEVVDSKKDFRIAEVDEKSDPVYAFEKFLSANKKYTGIENKDKVISEFKKLLYEVQENESK from the coding sequence ATGGCAATTAGAGGAGTTCATACAGCTGACCTACATTTTGGAGTGACAACTTATAGCCGTGAAACTCCAGACGGACTTGGTTCACGAGTACATGATTTTTTCAAAACATTTGACAGAATACTGCAGTTTGTGCGGGAAAATAGCATTGATCTTTTACTTATAACTGGTGATATTTTTAAAGACAGAGAACCAAACTCTACACTGAGGAATATGTTTTACAAGAGGATTGTGGATATCTCAAAAGAAGGTGTTTTGGTCATAATAATTCCAGGGAATCATGATATGCATCCATTTGAGACAAAAGACCATTCTATAAAGGTCTTTGAAATATTCGACCAACCAAACATTGTTGTAATGGACAAACCTTTTGAAGTCAAAGAATTTGAAATAAAAGATGAAAAGCTCCGTATTGTGGCTGTGCCATACCTTTATCTGGAAAGGTTTGTGGATGAGACATTTCCTCAAAACACAGAAGAGCTTGATTTGGTAACAGCGAACTTTTTTAATAGAAAACTTGGCCATATTTTAGACTCTTTAGAAGACAATATTCCAACAATCCTTGCAGGGCATTTTACTGTAATAGAGGCACAGATTGGCAGTGAGAGGTCAATTATGCTTGGCAAAGATATAAAAGTGCCTCTTTCTTGCCTTTTAAACCCAAAGTTAAAGTTTGTTGCGCTGGGTCACATTCACAAACCTCAAATTTTGTATGCGGCAAACCCTACTGTGTTGTATTGTGGTTCTCCTGATAGAATAGATTTTTCTGAAGCAAACGACAGCAAGGGATTTGTTGTGTTTGAAATAGATAAAGATAGCTTCAGGTTTGAGTTTCAACCTGTTAAGGTAAGACCTTTTTGCCAGTTAGAAGTTGATGTGTTTGAAAACGAGATAGAAAATCTTACTAAAAAGCTACTTGACACAATAGAAGAGAAAATAAAAATGTTTGAGCAAAATACTTTAAGTAGTATACAGGTTTCAGTTGTAAAACTTATAATAAAAACTCAGAGTTTGATAAAAGAAAAAATTGACATTGGGCTTATTGAAAGGTTTTTGAGAGACAGATGTTTTGTTTTAGCGCCTATTGAAGTTGAAGTAGTTGATTCAAAGAAAGATTTTAGAATTGCTGAGGTTGACGAGAAGTCAGATCCTGTTTATGCCTTTGAAAAATTTTTATCAGCAAATAAAAAATACACTGGTATAGAAAATAAAGATAAAGTTATATCAGAATTCAAAAAGCTTTTGTATGAAGTGCAGGAAAATGAAAGTAAATAA
- a CDS encoding ATP-binding protein translates to MPSNMYEENRIGKIIGGSYSEGLAIKVEDDSVVENTRIGAILVSQTEKRKYYCMLTDMVIEGMNKQALSELPRGNSSLLLNRITRGTSIYTVFKAQPVLSYDLEEKRNQPIRNIPVHASSVRKATYDDISDVFGSFEKNPKRYFPVGNVLDMDENSTVCIDMERFIERSSGIYGRTGTGKSFFARLLMAGIILCDKASLLIFDAHSDHGPDSVDEENRHVRGLKSLFGSKVQIMTVENSTSMAGVLPIEIDVRDVEIEDILSIAEELNLNETAAQVMIALKNKLETENKHWLEEILINGEDLAERFKDSETVVNRSSLLALIRKLSVLKELPYLRYDRRPGTNSIDIILNYLQKGISVDITFGKSDKLLNYLFVTNVLSRRIYQRYMEMYERYISNRQKYSPPRPLVIAIEEAHRFLSPEVAKQTIFGTIAREMRKAKVSLMCIDQRPSQIDGEIASQIGTRVILSLSDEADITSALAGMKNSKQLRSIIESLDSKQQALLIGHAVPMPIAIKTRGYDNSFYDFISIYAPRDEVDEKYKKTVEASKKWLDEMDY, encoded by the coding sequence AAGTCGAGGATGATTCTGTGGTGGAAAATACAAGGATTGGAGCAATTCTTGTTAGCCAAACAGAAAAAAGGAAGTACTATTGTATGCTTACCGACATGGTGATAGAGGGTATGAACAAGCAAGCTTTGTCAGAACTTCCGCGAGGGAACTCAAGCCTACTATTGAACAGAATTACAAGGGGAACTTCGATTTATACTGTGTTTAAGGCACAACCAGTTCTTTCTTACGACCTTGAGGAAAAGAGAAATCAGCCTATAAGAAACATACCTGTTCACGCTTCAAGTGTAAGAAAAGCTACTTATGATGATATTTCAGACGTGTTTGGGAGTTTTGAAAAAAATCCAAAACGTTATTTTCCTGTTGGCAATGTTCTTGACATGGACGAAAACTCTACAGTATGCATAGACATGGAGAGATTTATTGAACGAAGCAGTGGTATTTACGGCAGAACTGGTACAGGAAAATCATTTTTTGCAAGGTTGTTGATGGCAGGGATAATCCTTTGTGATAAGGCATCGCTTTTAATTTTTGATGCTCACTCAGACCATGGACCTGATAGCGTTGATGAGGAAAACCGACATGTTAGAGGACTTAAAAGTCTTTTTGGAAGTAAAGTTCAGATAATGACAGTTGAAAATTCCACGTCAATGGCGGGTGTTTTACCAATTGAGATTGATGTAAGGGATGTTGAGATTGAGGATATTTTATCAATTGCAGAAGAGCTAAACCTCAATGAGACAGCTGCCCAGGTTATGATTGCACTGAAAAATAAATTGGAGACAGAGAACAAACACTGGCTTGAGGAGATACTCATAAATGGTGAGGACTTAGCAGAGAGGTTTAAAGACAGCGAAACAGTAGTCAACAGAAGTTCGCTTTTGGCACTTATCAGAAAACTTTCTGTGTTAAAAGAATTACCATACCTTAGATATGATAGACGACCTGGTACAAACTCAATTGATATTATTTTAAACTATCTTCAAAAAGGTATAAGTGTTGATATAACATTTGGCAAAAGTGATAAATTACTTAATTACCTCTTTGTTACAAACGTACTATCAAGACGTATTTACCAAAGATATATGGAGATGTACGAAAGGTATATCTCAAACAGACAAAAATATTCGCCGCCAAGGCCACTTGTGATTGCTATCGAAGAAGCCCACAGATTTTTATCGCCCGAGGTCGCAAAGCAAACAATATTTGGAACAATAGCAAGAGAGATGAGAAAAGCAAAGGTAAGCCTTATGTGTATAGACCAAAGACCATCACAGATAGATGGTGAGATTGCATCACAAATTGGAACAAGAGTTATTTTATCTCTTTCTGATGAAGCTGACATTACAAGTGCACTTGCTGGTATGAAAAATAGCAAACAATTAAGATCAATTATAGAATCACTTGATTCAAAACAGCAGGCTTTACTAATAGGTCATGCAGTTCCTATGCCAATTGCAATAAAGACAAGAGGGTATGATAATAGCTTTTATGATTTTATTTCAATTTATGCCCCCAGAGATGAGGTAGACGAAAAGTATAAAAAAACGGTAGAGGCATCTAAGAAGTGGCTTGATGAGATGGACTATTAA